A portion of the Natronococcus sp. AD-5 genome contains these proteins:
- a CDS encoding AzlD family protein: MIGDGALSLDPVAVGVILAMAVITYATKTGGLWLVNRIEMSDRLEAGLSVLPGAIVIAILGPELAAGGPAEWGAAALVLAVMWRTESILLALGTGVVSVVVLRGVL; the protein is encoded by the coding sequence ATGATCGGTGACGGGGCGCTCTCGCTCGACCCCGTCGCCGTCGGCGTCATCCTCGCGATGGCGGTCATCACCTACGCGACCAAGACCGGCGGGTTGTGGCTCGTCAACCGGATCGAGATGAGCGACCGACTCGAGGCCGGGCTCTCGGTCCTGCCGGGCGCGATCGTGATCGCCATCCTCGGGCCGGAGCTCGCGGCGGGCGGCCCGGCCGAGTGGGGCGCCGCCGCGCTCGTCCTGGCGGTGATGTGGCGAACCGAGAGCATCCTGCTGGCGCTGGGTACCGGCGTGGTGTCGGTCGTGGTGCTTAGAGGGGTGCTCTGA